The following are from one region of the Paenibacillus bovis genome:
- a CDS encoding alpha-L-arabinofuranosidase C-terminal domain-containing protein: MTHIQDRLIAQYKFEHADQIGNDSSGKGNNATASGSNAPIVKEVYGRHAAAFSGGANGSSYIQLPADLFKDVSDNTGLTVTAWVNFGMGVSIWERIFDFGGGEGKPSIFLTRQMRGTLTADGDLAVDPGKGFVRDEWMHVAISVKGTEGGTLSSAGPVVYVNGEVAVDGTISQTSSGNYARLRAWFATFTEEGNYNSNYIGRSQFAADDDYTGAIADFRVYQAGLSEDEVIEVMCDSLTDEEVTRLARDKYLSFPTTIITRDLTLPESLMGGRVQISWTSSRPEILTHDGRIQEVGEAEGVTITASMTRGSSTLEKSFDVSVLPRDLPPYTLTIHGSREVLDVSEVMYGLFYEDINNAADGGIYAEMVQNRSFESFAFDTYSHASGECGCSTGRNREPLFAWYGDTDKMTPQNSGGLNEHFGVSDPDVNSYYVTVADGATIINRGFNDTNNNCAMFIQQDARYDFTIWAKAEAAGTITLQLQTPDGQTASDTVTVQVESDGIWRKYGVEQKLTLTGSTQVLGQLALTFDGEISIDMVSLYPQDVWGAGEEEGSPSAHANYTGNPNYRLRKDLVNALVNMHPTFLRFPGGCISEGSFIWENVYDWKESVGDIELRKENFNVWGYMMTMGLGYMEYFQLAEDLNAVPLPVMACGVLCQARSDYAHPAGGELRDYYIKNFTDLIDFAISMDFEHNEWAAMRKHMGHEAPFDLRYLGVGNENWGTEFFANFEVFKTSIDEYMAQHYPDHELNIISTVGAQADDDAYQQGWKFLSGNLEGTAEVAFADRDKVIEETITWYAKEDNYMDTIADEHYYRSNEYLLNNADRYNYYYRAYNADGSINWQETSKVFVGEYASTDKNTLAGAIGEAAVMTGFEKNADVVRLAAYAPLFNKVLTDGTYRWTPDCIWFDDETVWYTPNYYVQHLFAKYLGHKVLDTSFSTYKHGRQLELIPRGGIEIATSNAKIAVKHVKVTSNTDGSVLLEQDFTAELHPSWQVIPGSAGYTVDAEHGLILSAQSSGLNGLYLLNDEWTNYKVEVTATRLSGPEGFYIGAGLTDIHPDTKDVTEYAINYNGNATGVKVYKQGIEGYTLGDYSSSTAAGNLRAASYEPLSDDTEYVITVDYGGDTGRNLICSYTDGQTESKVLDYKLEAYNREVFHSVTRDDEHVYVKLVNADAADKATRLNLEELNVQAAAQLITLTGDVSLLHTPNVNKKNNEQVVPSEQTIQLEGSTVVLDLPASSVNVLVLRLNN, encoded by the coding sequence ATGACACATATCCAGGATCGACTCATTGCACAGTACAAATTCGAACATGCTGATCAGATCGGTAATGACAGCTCGGGTAAAGGCAATAATGCAACCGCTTCCGGGAGCAATGCTCCTATCGTCAAAGAAGTATATGGACGTCATGCTGCTGCATTTTCCGGCGGAGCGAATGGTTCTTCGTACATACAGCTGCCTGCTGATTTATTCAAAGATGTAAGCGATAACACAGGACTCACTGTAACTGCCTGGGTGAACTTCGGAATGGGCGTAAGTATCTGGGAACGTATTTTTGACTTTGGCGGAGGAGAAGGCAAGCCTTCCATTTTCCTTACTCGTCAGATGCGTGGAACCCTGACAGCAGACGGTGATCTGGCTGTCGATCCTGGTAAGGGATTTGTCCGTGATGAGTGGATGCACGTCGCCATCTCGGTCAAAGGAACCGAAGGCGGAACACTCAGCAGTGCAGGTCCAGTTGTCTATGTCAACGGTGAAGTCGCTGTAGATGGAACGATCAGCCAGACATCGAGCGGCAATTATGCGCGTCTGCGTGCCTGGTTTGCTACATTTACCGAAGAAGGCAATTACAACAGCAATTATATCGGACGTTCCCAGTTCGCAGCAGATGATGATTATACCGGAGCGATTGCAGACTTCCGGGTGTATCAAGCAGGACTGTCCGAGGATGAAGTGATCGAAGTCATGTGCGACTCATTGACCGATGAAGAGGTTACCCGTCTGGCACGAGATAAGTATCTGTCTTTTCCGACTACGATTATTACGCGTGATCTGACACTTCCCGAGTCCCTCATGGGCGGCCGGGTGCAGATCAGCTGGACATCGAGTCGTCCGGAGATTCTGACTCATGACGGCCGAATCCAGGAAGTTGGCGAAGCGGAGGGTGTAACGATTACAGCGAGCATGACCCGCGGCAGCAGTACACTGGAGAAAAGCTTCGATGTATCCGTACTGCCGAGGGATCTGCCGCCGTATACGCTGACGATTCATGGCAGCCGTGAAGTGCTGGATGTGAGCGAAGTGATGTACGGACTATTCTACGAAGATATCAACAATGCGGCCGATGGCGGAATCTATGCGGAGATGGTACAGAACCGCTCCTTTGAATCCTTTGCCTTTGATACGTACTCCCATGCTTCCGGTGAATGCGGATGCTCAACCGGTCGTAACCGTGAGCCATTATTCGCCTGGTATGGCGATACGGACAAAATGACTCCGCAGAATAGCGGCGGACTGAATGAACATTTTGGTGTAAGTGATCCGGATGTGAACTCTTACTATGTGACCGTGGCTGATGGTGCAACGATCATCAATCGCGGATTTAACGATACGAACAACAACTGCGCGATGTTTATCCAGCAGGATGCCCGCTATGACTTCACCATCTGGGCCAAAGCAGAAGCCGCTGGTACGATTACGCTGCAGCTGCAGACACCGGATGGACAGACAGCCAGTGATACGGTGACTGTACAGGTGGAAAGTGACGGAATCTGGCGCAAATATGGCGTAGAACAGAAGCTCACTCTGACAGGCTCCACGCAGGTGCTGGGACAGCTGGCACTGACCTTTGACGGAGAAATATCGATCGATATGGTATCCCTGTATCCGCAGGATGTATGGGGAGCAGGCGAAGAGGAAGGTTCTCCATCCGCCCATGCCAACTACACCGGCAACCCGAACTATCGCCTGCGCAAGGATCTGGTCAATGCACTGGTAAATATGCATCCGACCTTCCTGCGTTTCCCGGGCGGCTGTATCTCGGAAGGCTCCTTTATCTGGGAGAATGTGTATGACTGGAAAGAATCGGTCGGCGATATCGAGCTGCGCAAAGAAAACTTCAACGTCTGGGGCTACATGATGACGATGGGACTCGGATATATGGAGTATTTCCAGCTGGCCGAGGATCTGAATGCTGTACCATTGCCGGTTATGGCCTGCGGTGTGCTCTGTCAGGCGCGCTCCGATTATGCGCATCCGGCAGGTGGCGAGCTGCGTGACTACTATATCAAGAACTTTACCGATCTGATCGACTTTGCGATCAGCATGGATTTTGAACATAACGAATGGGCAGCGATGCGCAAGCATATGGGTCATGAAGCGCCATTTGATCTGCGTTATCTGGGAGTCGGTAACGAGAACTGGGGTACCGAATTCTTTGCCAACTTTGAGGTATTCAAAACGTCAATCGACGAATATATGGCACAGCATTATCCGGACCACGAGCTGAATATTATCTCGACCGTTGGTGCGCAGGCCGATGACGATGCGTATCAACAGGGCTGGAAATTCCTGAGCGGTAACCTGGAAGGAACAGCAGAAGTGGCATTTGCCGATCGCGACAAAGTGATCGAAGAAACGATTACCTGGTATGCCAAGGAAGACAACTATATGGATACGATTGCGGATGAGCATTATTACCGCTCCAATGAGTATCTGCTCAACAACGCAGATCGCTATAACTACTATTACAGAGCCTATAATGCCGACGGCAGCATCAACTGGCAGGAGACTTCCAAAGTATTCGTCGGTGAATATGCTTCAACCGATAAAAACACGCTGGCTGGTGCAATCGGCGAAGCCGCTGTGATGACCGGGTTTGAGAAAAATGCCGATGTGGTACGTCTCGCCGCGTATGCGCCGCTGTTCAACAAAGTACTGACCGACGGCACCTACCGCTGGACCCCGGACTGCATCTGGTTCGATGATGAGACGGTATGGTATACGCCAAACTATTATGTACAGCATCTGTTCGCCAAATATCTCGGACACAAAGTGCTGGATACCTCCTTCTCGACCTACAAGCATGGCCGCCAGCTGGAGCTGATCCCGCGCGGTGGTATCGAGATCGCTACTAGTAATGCGAAGATCGCGGTGAAACATGTCAAAGTCACATCGAATACCGATGGCAGCGTACTGCTGGAGCAGGACTTTACCGCCGAGCTTCATCCGTCATGGCAGGTAATCCCGGGATCGGCTGGTTACACGGTAGATGCCGAGCACGGACTGATATTATCCGCACAGAGCAGCGGTCTGAACGGTCTGTATTTGCTGAATGATGAATGGACCAACTACAAAGTAGAAGTAACCGCTACCCGTCTGAGTGGTCCGGAAGGATTCTACATCGGTGCCGGATTGACCGATATCCACCCGGATACCAAAGATGTAACTGAATATGCGATCAACTACAATGGCAATGCGACCGGTGTCAAAGTATACAAGCAGGGCATCGAAGGCTACACACTGGGTGATTATTCTTCCAGTACGGCAGCCGGTAATCTGCGAGCGGCCAGCTATGAACCGCTCAGTGATGACACCGAGTATGTCATCACTGTCGACTATGGTGGTGACACCGGACGGAATCTGATTTGCTCCTATACGGATGGACAGACAGAGAGCAAAGTGCTGGATTACAAGCTGGAAGCCTACAATCGTGAAGTGTTCCATTCTGTAACCCGGGATGATGAGCATGTCTATGTGAAGCTGGTCAATGCCGATGCCGCCGACAAAGCGACTCGTCTGAATCTGGAAGAGCTGAACGTACAGGCAGCAGCGCAGCTGATTACACTGACCGGCGATGTGTCTCTTCTGCACACACCGAATGTGAACAAGAAAAACAATGAACAGGTTGTACCTTCCGAACAGACAATTCAGCTGGAAGGCAGCACTGTTGTACTGGATCTGCCAGCAAGCTCGGTGAATGTGCTCGTACTGCGTCTGAACAACTGA
- a CDS encoding LamG-like jellyroll fold domain-containing protein: protein MRKNVTKKLAVATLAFSLAVSAAGVTNNEQASAAKVDNPPAEPTFSNATVHDPSIIKTGNTFYVFGSHISAAKSPDLLHWSNFANGYTTPGNTLYGDLSKTLAGSFKWAGENDADSKGGFAVWAPDVIWNPKYVNKDGSKGAYTLYYSTSSTYIRSAIGMAVSQKIEGPYEYTDTFIYTGFTKDKAFDANSQVDKKWTNTNIQTLIDQKKISAENPAWFNENGSYANQQYPNAIDPTIFYDAKGKMWMTYGSWSGGIFVLEVDQKTGKPIYPGKDGKTKDGRMIDRYFGTKIAGGYGKSGEGPYIQYNKDSGYFYLYMTYGGLAANGGYNMRVFRSKSADGPYVDARGHQATWPANTSNDEYGNKLIGNFLFDSKVGDPGKEQDYGYVSPGHNSVYTDPKTGQLFLVFHTRFPGRGEEHELRIHQMFINKEGWPVVSPYRYAGEQEAKVSDKMITGDYQFVDHGSDSSPAIKEASAIRLNEDHTITGELQGTWKKKGTNNAELTIGGKNYTGVFVKDWDPMSKQYVMTFTALSDQATMGWGSRLPDASDTQVIEDVYGELELSGTSGITANLELPTIGSRGTTINWTSSNEQIIAANGQVTRPESGSSAVPVTLTARITRGSETRTKIFEVTVLPYTNAQLTAQYSFDQNLNDSTGQHGAGELTGDRLDRPATVSTLTYGTGVHGQSAVLDGTTGIRLPNGLIHSNSYSVSMWVKPEQLNLYSPAFFGAADSDHWISLLPRGTAGDNTMLWAGSTPWYDASTGMKIPAGEWSHLAFSVDQGNVTVYVNGKETFTGTGFPDRFSASDNASFGLGVNYWDTPFKGELDELQVFEGSLTPAQLAELSSK from the coding sequence ATGCGCAAAAATGTAACCAAAAAGCTCGCTGTAGCGACGCTGGCATTTTCACTTGCAGTCTCTGCTGCAGGCGTAACCAACAATGAACAGGCTTCTGCAGCCAAAGTAGATAACCCACCGGCCGAGCCGACGTTTTCCAATGCGACTGTACATGATCCTTCCATTATCAAAACCGGCAATACATTCTATGTATTCGGCTCTCATATCTCGGCAGCCAAATCTCCCGACCTGCTGCACTGGTCGAATTTTGCAAACGGTTACACCACACCGGGCAATACGCTGTATGGTGATCTGTCCAAAACGCTGGCCGGTTCTTTTAAATGGGCGGGTGAAAATGATGCCGACAGCAAAGGCGGATTCGCCGTATGGGCACCGGATGTGATCTGGAATCCCAAATATGTAAACAAAGACGGCTCCAAAGGTGCGTATACACTGTATTACTCCACCTCATCTACGTATATCCGCTCTGCGATCGGTATGGCAGTATCCCAGAAAATCGAAGGACCGTATGAATATACAGATACCTTCATTTATACCGGATTCACCAAAGATAAGGCATTCGATGCCAATAGCCAGGTCGATAAAAAGTGGACCAATACCAATATCCAGACATTGATCGACCAGAAAAAGATCAGCGCCGAGAATCCGGCCTGGTTTAACGAAAACGGCTCCTATGCGAACCAGCAGTATCCGAATGCGATCGATCCTACCATTTTCTACGATGCCAAAGGCAAAATGTGGATGACCTATGGTTCCTGGTCCGGCGGTATCTTCGTGCTGGAAGTGGATCAGAAAACAGGCAAGCCGATCTATCCGGGCAAAGACGGCAAAACCAAAGATGGTCGCATGATCGACCGCTACTTTGGCACCAAAATTGCCGGTGGTTACGGCAAATCCGGTGAAGGCCCGTATATCCAGTACAACAAGGACAGCGGCTACTTTTACCTGTACATGACGTATGGTGGACTGGCAGCGAACGGCGGCTACAATATGCGTGTATTCCGCTCCAAGTCTGCAGACGGCCCTTATGTGGATGCCAGAGGCCATCAGGCAACCTGGCCGGCCAATACGAGTAATGATGAGTACGGCAACAAGCTGATCGGCAACTTCCTGTTCGACAGCAAAGTAGGCGATCCGGGCAAAGAGCAGGATTACGGCTATGTGTCTCCGGGACATAACTCGGTCTATACCGATCCGAAGACCGGTCAGCTGTTCCTCGTGTTCCATACCCGCTTCCCGGGACGCGGCGAAGAGCATGAGCTGCGTATCCACCAGATGTTTATCAACAAAGAAGGCTGGCCAGTTGTCTCACCTTATCGTTATGCAGGCGAGCAGGAAGCCAAAGTCAGCGACAAAATGATCACCGGCGATTATCAATTTGTCGATCACGGCAGTGATTCTTCTCCGGCGATCAAAGAAGCGAGCGCTATTCGCTTGAATGAAGATCATACGATTACCGGCGAACTGCAGGGGACCTGGAAGAAAAAAGGAACCAATAATGCAGAATTGACGATTGGCGGCAAAAACTATACCGGCGTCTTTGTCAAAGACTGGGACCCGATGTCCAAACAGTACGTTATGACCTTCACAGCGCTATCCGACCAGGCGACTATGGGCTGGGGCAGCCGTCTGCCGGATGCTTCGGATACGCAGGTGATCGAAGATGTGTACGGAGAACTGGAACTGAGCGGAACAAGTGGCATTACAGCCAATCTGGAACTGCCAACTATCGGCAGTCGCGGTACAACGATCAACTGGACGTCTTCCAACGAACAGATTATTGCTGCAAATGGACAGGTAACCCGTCCGGAATCCGGCAGTTCGGCTGTACCGGTGACACTGACCGCACGTATTACCCGTGGTAGTGAGACACGGACCAAGATATTTGAAGTTACTGTACTTCCTTATACCAATGCACAACTCACAGCACAGTACAGCTTTGATCAGAACCTGAATGACAGTACTGGCCAACATGGTGCAGGTGAACTGACCGGAGATCGCCTGGATCGTCCGGCAACGGTAAGCACCCTCACGTATGGTACAGGAGTACACGGACAATCGGCGGTACTGGATGGTACAACGGGTATCCGTCTGCCAAATGGACTTATTCACAGCAATTCGTATTCCGTCTCCATGTGGGTGAAGCCGGAACAGCTGAACCTGTATTCACCGGCATTCTTTGGCGCAGCAGACAGCGATCACTGGATCAGCCTGCTGCCGCGCGGTACTGCTGGAGATAACACGATGCTGTGGGCAGGCAGTACGCCATGGTACGATGCCAGCACCGGTATGAAGATTCCGGCAGGAGAATGGAGCCATTTGGCTTTCTCGGTCGATCAGGGCAACGTTACCGTGTATGTGAACGGCAAAGAAACCTTTACCGGCACTGGCTTCCCGGATCGCTTCTCGGCATCGGATAACGCCAGCTTTGGACTCGGCGTAAACTACTGGGATACCCCGTTCAAAGGCGAGCTGGATGAGCTGCAAGTATTCGAAGGCAGCCTGACACCAGCCCAGCTGGCCGAGCTGTCCTCCAAATAA
- a CDS encoding DUF2961 domain-containing protein — MKSNGESEHNVPKGLKAMERFELLPLLREGVQVHYEGSIDKQGGNADWDWWLYQEGSEWVIFDVDGPGCIYNFVQHRYPESEEPTFSFYFDGEAEPRFRIRHSEFGHKAPFTAPLADAYMGPDDNGRGPIRVVRSFVPMEYARSCRITSDIRLKGAAKGDGGWGHVIYHSYSTAEGITTFTGHEHLDNLRDTWNRTGEDPKPAVPVQSAVTEQFTLRSGESVVLLEQQGAGSITAVLAEMNTTLPDIAFNAPLNGFPRPELQQIWVRATWDGHEQPDVECPLGAFFGNELGYNRIGLISHGETEQGMLYQYFPMPYWTSARIELINRGEKDIAFARWEICYTTEYNPLYPKGRTGYFRSSAYYPSQAAQGTDSIIGRISGRGHLVAGQVTAFSRSMGQISCEGDVRVHIDGKLTPQVESDGSESWVNYGWGFPTPPEMNPSSAYDGLPDSPWSMVRLCSGDVYPFRQELVFGIESGEYNNQYLRHSGILFYYGVDEQGMTLTDELDIGNKASEGIHHYRTSGSRGYYTLCACYEGDQDDVFITDTGHETEGWSEFVVSIHPNNQGVRLRRKSDQMTGRQKAKVYVDEALVQERSWYVADRNPYQRWLDDEYEIPALYTAGKDHITIRLEYVQAGETRAWNEFNYKVYSLHRQNYTK, encoded by the coding sequence ATGAAATCAAACGGGGAATCCGAACATAACGTACCCAAAGGCCTGAAGGCTATGGAGCGATTCGAACTGCTGCCACTGCTGCGCGAAGGAGTACAGGTTCACTATGAGGGCAGTATAGACAAGCAGGGAGGCAATGCCGACTGGGACTGGTGGTTATATCAGGAAGGATCGGAATGGGTGATCTTCGATGTGGATGGTCCCGGCTGTATTTACAACTTTGTACAGCATCGGTATCCGGAAAGTGAGGAGCCGACATTTTCATTTTATTTCGACGGAGAAGCCGAGCCGAGATTCCGTATCCGGCATTCGGAGTTTGGTCACAAGGCTCCTTTTACCGCACCACTGGCAGATGCTTATATGGGACCGGATGATAATGGCAGAGGGCCGATCCGGGTGGTACGCAGCTTTGTGCCGATGGAATATGCTCGTTCCTGCCGCATCACATCGGATATCCGGCTAAAAGGGGCAGCCAAAGGAGATGGAGGGTGGGGTCATGTTATTTACCATTCCTATTCGACTGCAGAGGGGATAACGACATTTACAGGTCATGAGCATCTGGATAATCTGCGGGATACCTGGAACCGTACAGGGGAGGACCCCAAGCCGGCTGTGCCTGTACAATCGGCTGTTACCGAACAATTCACACTGCGCAGCGGAGAAAGCGTGGTTCTGCTGGAACAGCAAGGTGCAGGCAGTATTACGGCGGTCCTCGCTGAAATGAATACGACTCTGCCAGATATAGCCTTCAATGCGCCGCTTAATGGTTTTCCGCGGCCGGAGCTGCAGCAGATCTGGGTACGAGCGACGTGGGATGGTCATGAGCAGCCGGATGTGGAATGTCCGCTGGGTGCCTTTTTCGGTAATGAGCTGGGATATAACCGTATTGGACTGATATCCCATGGAGAGACTGAACAGGGTATGCTGTATCAGTATTTTCCGATGCCATATTGGACAAGTGCACGCATCGAGCTGATCAACCGGGGAGAGAAAGACATTGCCTTTGCCAGATGGGAAATCTGTTATACAACAGAGTATAATCCGCTGTACCCCAAAGGAAGGACCGGGTACTTCCGTTCTTCGGCTTACTATCCTTCGCAGGCGGCGCAAGGAACAGACAGCATTATCGGGCGGATTAGCGGTCGCGGACATCTGGTAGCCGGGCAGGTGACTGCTTTCAGCCGGTCTATGGGGCAAATTAGCTGTGAAGGGGATGTGCGTGTTCATATCGATGGTAAATTAACACCGCAGGTGGAGAGCGATGGCTCCGAGAGCTGGGTGAATTACGGCTGGGGCTTCCCGACACCGCCGGAAATGAATCCATCCAGTGCTTATGACGGCCTGCCGGACAGTCCATGGTCAATGGTGCGACTGTGCAGCGGAGATGTGTATCCTTTTCGGCAGGAACTGGTTTTTGGCATCGAATCGGGAGAGTACAATAATCAATATTTACGCCACTCGGGTATTCTGTTTTATTATGGCGTGGATGAGCAGGGCATGACACTGACGGACGAACTGGATATCGGGAACAAGGCTTCGGAAGGCATCCATCACTATCGTACATCCGGTAGCCGTGGTTATTATACCCTGTGTGCCTGTTATGAAGGCGATCAGGATGATGTGTTCATTACGGATACAGGTCATGAGACAGAGGGGTGGAGTGAATTTGTTGTATCTATCCATCCGAATAACCAGGGCGTACGTCTGCGGCGCAAATCCGATCAGATGACCGGTCGACAAAAAGCAAAGGTGTATGTAGATGAAGCACTTGTGCAGGAACGCAGCTGGTATGTAGCTGATCGCAATCCGTACCAGCGCTGGCTGGACGATGAATACGAGATTCCAGCGCTATATACGGCAGGCAAGGATCATATCACGATCCGGCTCGAATATGTACAGGCCGGTGAGACGCGGGCATGGAACGAATTTAATTACAAAGTGTACAGCCTGCACAGGCAGAATTATACGAAATAA